Proteins encoded together in one Janthinobacterium tructae window:
- a CDS encoding OsmC family protein, which produces MTIKAIRDQSQPMRHIVHVRDHIISADASVAEGGGDAGPSPHDLYDAALSACKALTVVWYAKHKGIPLEHVEVSTERDASEERKGVYRLAATLHLSGDLSDAQRQELLAAAGKCPLHKLMTAVTTEVTTVLA; this is translated from the coding sequence ATGACCATCAAAGCCATCCGCGATCAGTCGCAACCCATGCGCCACATCGTGCACGTGCGCGATCACATCATTTCCGCCGACGCCTCGGTGGCTGAAGGCGGCGGCGATGCCGGTCCTTCGCCGCACGACTTGTATGACGCGGCCCTGTCGGCTTGCAAGGCGCTCACGGTGGTCTGGTACGCCAAGCATAAGGGCATCCCCCTGGAGCATGTGGAAGTGTCGACCGAGCGCGATGCCAGCGAAGAGCGCAAGGGCGTGTACCGCCTGGCCGCGACCCTGCACCTGAGCGGTGATTTGAGCGACGCGCAGCGCCAGGAATTGCTGGCCGCGGCCGGCAAATGCCCGCTGCATAAACTGATGACGGCCGTGACCACCGAAGTGACGACGGTGCTGGCATGA
- a CDS encoding peptide chain release factor 3 — translation MVTNMANENDITTPDSSDNADNAAASASSKAPAVIAREVARRRTFGIISHPDAGKTTLTEKLLLFSGAIQMAGTVKARKSGRHATSDWMEIEKQRGISVASSVMQFEFRDHVVNLLDTPGHQDFSEDTYRVLTAVDSALMVIDAAKGVEAQTIKLLAVCRMRNTPIVTFMNKMDRETRDPLDLLDELESVLKIQCAPVTWPIGMGKNFRGVYHLLNDEIMLFKAGEEKADGAFEIIKGIDNPRLQEMFPLEMDQLRMEVELVHGASNPFNLEEFLSGVQTPVFFGSAINNFGVREILSALVDWAPAPRERDATVRSVAPSEQPFTGFVFKIQANMDPAHRDRIAFLRVCSGRFERGMKVKHLRLGREIKVSNVVTFMASSREQVEEAYAGDIIGLPNHGNMQIGDSFSEGEMLTFTGIPYFAPDFFRSVRIRNPLKIKQLHKGLQQLGEEGAVQVFKPVQGGELVLGAVGVLQFEVVASRLLNEYGVDAVFEGTSISSARWVSCDDKRILQDFENALGHNVAYDAAGNMAYLATSGVNLRLTEERWPKLTFHATREHSAKLA, via the coding sequence ATGGTCACCAATATGGCCAACGAGAACGACATCACTACCCCCGATTCCAGCGACAATGCGGACAACGCCGCAGCGTCAGCCAGCAGCAAGGCGCCTGCCGTGATCGCGCGCGAAGTGGCGCGCCGCCGCACCTTCGGCATCATTTCCCACCCGGATGCGGGTAAGACCACGCTGACGGAAAAACTGCTGCTGTTTTCGGGCGCGATCCAGATGGCCGGTACCGTCAAGGCGCGTAAATCGGGCCGCCATGCGACGTCGGACTGGATGGAGATCGAGAAGCAGCGCGGCATTTCCGTCGCCTCCTCGGTGATGCAGTTCGAATTCCGCGACCACGTCGTCAACCTGCTCGACACGCCGGGCCACCAGGACTTCTCGGAAGATACCTACCGCGTGCTGACGGCAGTCGACTCGGCGCTGATGGTCATCGATGCGGCCAAGGGCGTGGAAGCGCAGACGATCAAGCTGCTGGCTGTCTGCCGCATGCGCAATACGCCCATCGTCACCTTCATGAACAAGATGGACCGCGAGACGCGCGATCCGCTGGACCTGCTCGACGAACTTGAATCGGTGCTGAAGATCCAGTGCGCGCCCGTCACCTGGCCGATCGGCATGGGCAAGAACTTCCGCGGCGTGTATCACCTGCTGAACGACGAGATCATGCTGTTCAAGGCCGGCGAAGAAAAAGCCGACGGCGCCTTCGAAATCATCAAGGGTATCGACAACCCGCGCCTGCAGGAGATGTTCCCGCTGGAGATGGACCAGTTGCGCATGGAAGTGGAGCTGGTGCACGGCGCGTCGAACCCGTTCAACCTGGAAGAATTCCTCTCCGGCGTGCAGACGCCCGTGTTCTTCGGTTCGGCGATCAACAACTTCGGCGTGCGCGAGATTCTCTCGGCACTGGTCGACTGGGCGCCGGCACCGCGCGAGCGCGACGCGACCGTACGGTCGGTGGCGCCGTCCGAGCAGCCGTTTACGGGCTTCGTCTTCAAGATCCAGGCGAACATGGATCCGGCGCACCGCGACCGCATTGCCTTTTTGCGCGTGTGCTCGGGACGTTTCGAGCGCGGCATGAAGGTCAAGCACTTGCGCCTGGGGCGCGAGATCAAGGTGTCGAACGTGGTGACCTTCATGGCTTCCTCGCGCGAACAGGTGGAAGAAGCGTACGCGGGCGACATCATCGGCTTGCCGAACCACGGCAACATGCAGATCGGCGACAGTTTTTCCGAAGGCGAGATGCTGACCTTTACCGGCATTCCGTACTTTGCGCCAGACTTCTTCCGCTCCGTGCGCATCCGTAATCCCTTGAAAATCAAGCAGTTGCACAAGGGCTTGCAGCAGCTGGGCGAAGAGGGCGCGGTGCAGGTCTTCAAACCGGTGCAGGGCGGCGAACTGGTACTGGGCGCCGTCGGCGTGCTGCAGTTCGAAGTGGTGGCGAGCCGCTTGCTCAATGAATATGGCGTCGACGCCGTGTTCGAGGGCACCAGCATCAGCAGCGCGCGCTGGGTCAGCTGCGACGACAAGCGCATCCTGCAGGACTTCGAAAACGCGCTGGGCCACAATGTGGCCTACGATGCGGCCGGCAACATGGCTTATCTGGCCACGTCGGGCGTGAACCTGCGTTTGACGGAAGAGCGCTGGCCGAAGCTGACCTTCCACGCGACGCGCGAACATTCGGCCAAGCTGGCTTGA
- a CDS encoding putative bifunctional diguanylate cyclase/phosphodiesterase — protein sequence MMVPLMLPSVQLRGDRIARLNLLAAAAMLATASLLLILFQLFSLQASLQRELRIQADMLAPAAAQAMRQDDRLAAQQVLAPLAAAPHVRQALLYSPYGTPFARYARSASDAAPAAPRSGLQIDYLDGSAALLQNLPGGGALYLRASLAPLFGSLAQFAAFTLLVCLCAFGLTVLMVRRTRTAAQHAESHLHYLAHVDPVTQLPNRHEFNGALAYALARADRQDSSVGLLLLDLDNFKVVNDTLGHHCGDQLLKLVAERLVAILRGTDIICRIGGDEFVVIVEPADDASEMASVARKILAVLAAPFALEGHQLYVSASIGVSLYPFDAQDVATLTRNADTAMYHAKHQGKNRYAVFKAEMELRAQRRLRMEANLRRALQNEELYLHYQPQIDLRSGRIVGVEALVRWNCREMGQLSPSEFIPVAEESGIIVELGRWVLQSACRQAASWCKAGLLDSLEHVAVNLSACQARDPGLMDDIRAILHETQLPHGLLELEITEGVLMDNIHANVELMRRLQDTGIHLSIDDFGTGYSSMSYLKRLPIDQLKIDRSFVHDLPGEGEAIVTAIIAMAHSLHLKVVAEGVETLQQVEFLRKAGCDNVQGFFFARPMTAAQLTALLLERRDWSTRTVMPA from the coding sequence ATGATGGTGCCATTGATGCTGCCCTCGGTGCAGTTGCGCGGTGACCGGATAGCCAGGCTGAACTTGCTGGCCGCAGCGGCCATGCTGGCCACGGCCAGCCTGCTGCTGATCCTCTTCCAGTTGTTTTCCCTCCAGGCATCGCTCCAGCGCGAGCTGCGCATCCAGGCCGACATGCTGGCGCCAGCCGCTGCCCAGGCCATGCGCCAGGATGATCGCCTTGCGGCGCAACAGGTGCTCGCTCCCCTCGCCGCCGCGCCGCATGTCCGGCAAGCACTGCTCTACAGTCCGTATGGCACGCCATTCGCCCGCTACGCGCGCAGCGCCAGCGATGCCGCGCCCGCGGCGCCGCGCAGCGGCCTGCAGATCGATTACCTGGACGGCAGCGCCGCCCTCCTGCAAAACCTGCCCGGTGGCGGCGCACTGTATCTGCGCGCCAGCCTGGCGCCGCTATTCGGCAGCCTGGCGCAATTTGCCGCCTTCACCCTGCTGGTCTGCCTGTGTGCATTCGGCCTGACGGTCCTGATGGTGCGCCGCACGCGCACCGCCGCCCAGCATGCGGAAAGCCATTTGCACTACCTGGCCCACGTCGACCCTGTCACGCAACTGCCGAACCGCCATGAATTCAACGGCGCCCTGGCCTACGCGCTGGCGCGCGCCGACCGCCAGGACAGCAGCGTGGGACTGCTGCTGCTGGACCTGGACAACTTCAAGGTGGTCAACGATACGCTAGGCCACCACTGCGGCGACCAGCTGCTCAAACTCGTCGCCGAGCGCCTGGTGGCGATCCTGCGCGGCACCGACATCATCTGCCGCATCGGCGGCGACGAATTCGTCGTCATCGTCGAACCGGCCGACGACGCTTCGGAAATGGCCAGCGTGGCGCGCAAGATCCTTGCCGTGCTGGCCGCGCCGTTCGCGCTGGAAGGCCACCAGCTGTATGTCAGCGCCAGCATCGGCGTGAGCCTGTATCCGTTCGATGCGCAGGACGTGGCCACCCTGACGCGCAATGCCGACACGGCCATGTACCACGCCAAGCACCAGGGCAAGAACCGCTATGCCGTGTTCAAGGCCGAAATGGAATTGCGTGCCCAGCGCCGCCTGCGCATGGAGGCGAACCTGCGCCGCGCCCTGCAAAACGAGGAACTGTATCTGCACTACCAGCCGCAGATCGACTTGCGCAGCGGGCGCATCGTCGGCGTCGAAGCGCTGGTACGCTGGAACTGCCGCGAGATGGGCCAGCTCAGCCCCAGCGAATTCATCCCCGTGGCCGAGGAAAGCGGCATCATCGTCGAGCTGGGACGCTGGGTGCTGCAAAGCGCCTGCCGCCAGGCGGCCAGCTGGTGCAAGGCCGGCCTGCTCGATTCGCTCGAACACGTGGCCGTCAACCTGTCGGCCTGCCAGGCGCGCGACCCGGGCCTGATGGACGATATCCGCGCCATCCTGCACGAGACGCAGCTGCCGCATGGCTTGCTGGAGCTGGAAATCACGGAAGGGGTCTTGATGGACAATATCCACGCCAACGTGGAACTGATGCGGCGCCTGCAGGACACGGGCATCCACCTGTCGATCGACGATTTCGGCACCGGCTATTCCTCCATGTCGTACCTGAAGCGCCTGCCGATCGATCAATTGAAAATCGACCGCAGCTTCGTGCACGACCTGCCCGGCGAAGGCGAAGCCATCGTCACGGCCATCATCGCCATGGCGCACAGCCTGCATCTGAAAGTGGTGGCCGAAGGCGTGGAAACGCTGCAGCAGGTGGAGTTTTTGAGAAAAGCCGGCTGCGACAACGTGCAGGGCTTTTTCTTCGCGCGCCCGATGACGGCGGCGCAGCTGACGGCATTGCTGCTGGAGCGGCGCGACTGGAGTACGCGCACCGTCATGCCGGCTTGA
- a CDS encoding SIMPL domain-containing protein → MHPNRAGVSVFKRRLLSIVFACLPVSALASGLPSYPFIHATGTAFSFVLPDLGEIDFDVSVFDPSPEAATLLVQTRITEVKALLVEQGLPEAAAGIEVRDVRKEIRKGAEQDPANPQYLIKASVHINVADLSKWPAVMRPLLAMPNLDAFAVTFGATERIRLEEELMGEAVKDAQRKADAMARGFGKRVGAVAGISSDQLKNLGNAVGLVPSDRFQRANSRQRQNPDDMLMVTVMKMGQTVDAVFRIK, encoded by the coding sequence ATGCATCCTAACCGTGCCGGAGTGTCCGTGTTCAAACGCCGCCTGCTGTCCATCGTGTTCGCCTGCCTGCCCGTCTCCGCCCTGGCCAGCGGCTTGCCCTCCTATCCCTTCATCCATGCGACGGGGACGGCGTTCAGCTTTGTCTTGCCCGACCTGGGCGAGATCGATTTCGACGTCAGCGTCTTCGACCCCTCGCCCGAAGCGGCCACGCTCCTCGTGCAGACGCGTATTACGGAAGTCAAGGCGCTGCTGGTGGAGCAGGGCTTGCCCGAGGCGGCTGCCGGCATCGAGGTGCGCGACGTGCGCAAGGAAATCCGCAAGGGCGCGGAACAGGACCCGGCCAACCCGCAGTACCTGATCAAGGCGAGCGTGCATATCAATGTGGCCGATTTGTCGAAATGGCCCGCCGTCATGCGTCCGCTGCTGGCCATGCCCAACCTCGATGCGTTTGCCGTCACCTTCGGCGCCACCGAACGCATCCGCCTGGAAGAGGAATTGATGGGCGAAGCCGTCAAGGATGCACAGCGCAAGGCCGACGCCATGGCGCGCGGCTTCGGCAAGCGCGTGGGCGCCGTGGCCGGCATCTCCTCGGACCAGCTGAAAAACCTGGGTAATGCGGTGGGCCTGGTGCCGTCCGACCGTTTCCAGCGCGCGAACAGCCGCCAGCGGCAAAATCCCGACGACATGCTGATGGTCACCGTCATGAAGATGGGGCAGACGGTGGACGCCGTGTTTCGTATCAAATAG
- a CDS encoding transporter, with protein MAMETAGFTYGSDTSGLVWGFLFGREAQPLALDSTAALAWLADGAARPAQEFVWLHFNLSHAASEKWLMTHTQLADEFYETLHQGSRSTRIEQAENTLIAVVNDVVHNFSFEASDISTMWASVAQDLVITARRAPLQSIERLRQAVIKNHEPIRSSVELLIHLLRDQADVLVNIVRDAVARVDDIEDHLLAGRLVPKREDLGAMRRVLVRLQRLLAPEPAALFRLLQRPPAWVSELDSLELRQSTEEFSVVLSDMSSLQERIKLLQEEIAARVNEENSRSLFVLTIVTVLALPINIIAGMLGMNVGGIPLAQHPQGFWIIVAIIVTFTVVAGWLVVRVQRNS; from the coding sequence ATGGCGATGGAAACTGCCGGTTTTACCTACGGCTCGGACACCTCGGGCCTGGTCTGGGGCTTCCTGTTTGGCCGCGAGGCGCAGCCGCTGGCGCTCGACTCGACGGCCGCACTGGCCTGGCTGGCCGATGGCGCAGCCAGGCCGGCACAGGAATTTGTCTGGCTGCATTTCAATTTATCGCATGCGGCCAGCGAAAAATGGCTGATGACGCATACGCAGCTGGCCGACGAATTCTATGAAACGCTGCACCAGGGTTCCCGCTCGACGCGTATCGAACAGGCGGAAAACACCCTGATCGCCGTGGTCAACGATGTGGTGCACAATTTCTCGTTCGAAGCGTCCGACATTTCCACCATGTGGGCCAGCGTGGCGCAAGACCTCGTCATCACGGCGCGCCGCGCGCCGCTGCAGTCGATCGAGCGCTTGCGCCAGGCCGTCATCAAGAACCATGAGCCGATCCGCTCGTCGGTGGAACTGCTGATCCATCTGCTGCGCGATCAGGCTGACGTGCTGGTCAACATCGTGCGCGATGCCGTGGCGCGGGTTGACGATATCGAAGACCACTTGCTGGCCGGGCGCCTGGTGCCCAAGCGCGAAGACCTGGGCGCCATGCGGCGCGTGCTGGTACGGCTGCAGCGCCTGCTGGCGCCGGAACCGGCAGCCCTGTTCCGCCTGCTGCAACGCCCGCCGGCGTGGGTGTCGGAGCTGGACAGCCTGGAACTGCGCCAGTCGACGGAAGAATTTTCCGTGGTGCTCAGCGATATGTCGTCCTTGCAGGAACGCATCAAGCTCCTGCAGGAAGAGATTGCCGCCAGGGTCAACGAGGAAAACAGCCGCAGCCTGTTCGTGCTGACCATCGTCACCGTACTGGCCTTGCCGATCAATATCATCGCAGGCATGCTGGGCATGAATGTGGGGGGAATTCCGCTGGCCCAGCACCCGCAGGGCTTCTGGATCATCGTTGCCATCATCGTCACGTTTACCGTCGTGGCGGGATGGCTGGTGGTGCGCGTGCAGAGAAACAGTTAA
- the rnk gene encoding nucleoside diphosphate kinase regulator, producing the protein MEKKPKIILSSQDLERLEALLYALGNNLSPDKAALLDELGRAEVLEPQEIPPTVVTMNSTVRFTVENKEEFCLTLVYPKDVDGQADRISVLAPVGSALLGLSVGDSIAWPMPGGVVKVKIEEIVYQPERAGEYHR; encoded by the coding sequence TTGGAAAAAAAACCAAAAATTATTTTGTCATCACAAGACCTGGAACGACTGGAAGCGTTGTTGTATGCCTTGGGAAATAACCTGTCGCCGGACAAGGCCGCCTTGCTCGATGAGCTGGGCCGTGCCGAGGTGCTCGAGCCGCAAGAAATACCGCCCACCGTCGTAACGATGAATTCCACCGTGCGCTTCACGGTGGAAAACAAGGAAGAATTCTGCCTGACGCTCGTGTATCCAAAGGATGTGGACGGCCAGGCCGACCGTATTTCCGTGCTGGCGCCTGTCGGCAGCGCGCTGCTGGGCTTGTCTGTCGGCGACAGCATCGCCTGGCCCATGCCTGGTGGCGTGGTGAAGGTGAAGATCGAGGAAATCGTGTATCAGCCTGAACGGGCTGGCGAATACCACCGTTAA
- a CDS encoding SUMF1/EgtB/PvdO family nonheme iron enzyme, with the protein MMQKARDKLRELRALHDDGLLSEQEFERRKNAILDAEYAPPGAAPVAVPLPVRQGTELGFMTGQEIGPQNRRYRLERLIGTGGMGQVWQATDLATHAELGSSEMVALKILPPQLTQSATHAKLLIEEATQARKLAHENIVRVYEWAQDPATASYFIIMECLDGEDLEHYLGRQGALPLSRVQQLLQPVAEALSYAWEKHKLVHRDIKPGNVFLTAKGDIKLLDYGIATRVRNADSSLALDMPNAGTHGYRAPEAGANQRQPSPRLDVYAVAVMIYQMLEGRMPFDDARSASHLPSPPQALNAAQWQVLQNGFSLTAELRPLSVQALLENMERAAGPSPEELAEQARQQQARTAQQQKQAALAAEQAREEEIKRARIRQEELDQRRKAEIHAAALEKQRQDKLRREQEAQRHFEAEEARKLRKEALRGQLRARREADAATALQEHQELQRKAIVAKAEAAYRAEQERARRAEASRAAAASVPAPASAPAPEAESEPQHVQPVANAEGILRDDFLDGAGQGPELVLIPSGRFQMGAHEAEHKAAIQAGSLQAWLERETPQHWVGIERPFALARHPVSVGEWRAFVKATGWAGGSETDWDNPGFVQNEQHPVVGVSWNDAQLYLAWLSERTGRQYRLPSEAEWEYACRAGTRTAFNVGDTISTEQANYDGLYVYNGGPRGVYRGGTTPLGSFAPNSWGLFDMHGNVWEWVQDVVHDNYAGAPTDGSAWEEGSDSSRRILRGGSWLYHPRYLRSALRNGFSTVLSNDIVGFRVARTLD; encoded by the coding sequence ATGATGCAAAAAGCACGAGACAAACTGCGGGAACTGCGCGCCCTCCATGACGACGGGCTGCTCAGCGAGCAGGAATTTGAACGCCGCAAAAACGCCATCCTCGACGCCGAGTACGCGCCGCCCGGCGCTGCACCTGTGGCCGTGCCGCTGCCGGTGCGCCAGGGCACGGAGCTGGGCTTCATGACGGGCCAGGAAATCGGCCCGCAAAACCGCCGCTACCGGCTCGAACGGCTGATCGGCACGGGCGGCATGGGGCAGGTGTGGCAAGCCACCGACCTGGCCACGCACGCGGAGCTGGGCAGCAGCGAAATGGTGGCGCTGAAGATCTTGCCGCCGCAGCTGACGCAAAGCGCCACGCACGCCAAGCTGCTGATCGAGGAAGCGACCCAGGCGAGAAAACTGGCGCATGAAAACATCGTGCGCGTCTACGAGTGGGCGCAGGATCCTGCCACGGCCAGCTATTTCATCATCATGGAATGCCTCGATGGCGAAGACCTCGAGCACTACCTGGGACGCCAGGGCGCGCTGCCGCTCTCCAGGGTGCAGCAATTGCTGCAGCCGGTGGCCGAGGCCCTGTCGTATGCATGGGAAAAGCACAAGCTGGTGCACCGCGACATCAAGCCGGGCAATGTCTTCCTGACGGCGAAAGGCGATATCAAATTGCTCGATTACGGCATCGCTACGCGCGTGCGCAATGCGGACAGCAGCCTGGCGCTGGACATGCCGAACGCGGGCACGCACGGCTACCGGGCGCCCGAGGCCGGCGCCAACCAGCGCCAGCCCAGCCCGCGCCTGGACGTGTATGCGGTGGCGGTGATGATTTACCAGATGCTCGAAGGGCGCATGCCTTTCGACGATGCGCGCAGCGCCAGCCATCTGCCCTCGCCACCGCAGGCGCTCAATGCGGCACAGTGGCAAGTGCTGCAGAACGGTTTTTCGCTGACGGCGGAATTGCGGCCCCTATCGGTGCAAGCCCTGCTGGAAAATATGGAGCGTGCTGCCGGGCCGTCGCCCGAAGAACTGGCGGAACAGGCGCGCCAGCAGCAGGCGCGCACGGCGCAGCAGCAAAAGCAGGCGGCGCTGGCCGCCGAACAGGCGCGCGAAGAAGAGATCAAGCGGGCCCGGATACGCCAGGAAGAACTGGACCAGCGGCGCAAGGCCGAAATCCATGCCGCCGCACTGGAAAAGCAGCGGCAGGACAAACTGCGCCGCGAACAGGAGGCGCAGCGCCATTTCGAAGCGGAAGAGGCGCGCAAGCTGCGCAAGGAAGCGCTGCGCGGCCAGTTGCGCGCGCGCCGCGAAGCCGATGCCGCCACGGCCTTGCAGGAGCATCAGGAATTGCAGCGCAAGGCCATCGTCGCCAAGGCGGAGGCGGCCTATCGCGCCGAGCAGGAACGCGCGCGTCGCGCCGAGGCCAGCCGCGCCGCCGCCGCGTCGGTTCCTGCGCCGGCATCCGCGCCGGCGCCCGAAGCGGAATCGGAACCCCAACATGTGCAACCGGTGGCCAATGCCGAAGGCATCTTACGCGACGATTTCCTCGATGGCGCGGGGCAGGGTCCGGAACTGGTGCTCATTCCCAGCGGCCGCTTCCAGATGGGCGCGCACGAGGCGGAGCACAAGGCTGCCATCCAGGCCGGCTCGCTGCAGGCATGGCTGGAACGCGAAACGCCGCAGCACTGGGTCGGCATCGAGCGCCCGTTCGCGCTGGCGCGCCACCCCGTCAGCGTGGGCGAATGGCGCGCTTTCGTCAAGGCGACCGGCTGGGCGGGCGGTTCCGAGACGGACTGGGACAATCCCGGCTTCGTGCAGAACGAGCAGCACCCGGTGGTGGGCGTGAGCTGGAATGACGCACAGCTGTACCTGGCCTGGCTCAGCGAGCGCACCGGGCGGCAGTATCGCCTGCCCAGCGAAGCGGAATGGGAATACGCCTGCCGCGCCGGCACGCGCACGGCCTTCAACGTGGGCGACACGATCAGCACCGAGCAAGCCAACTACGACGGCCTGTATGTCTACAACGGCGGCCCGCGCGGCGTGTACCGGGGCGGCACCACGCCGCTGGGCAGCTTCGCGCCGAATTCCTGGGGCCTGTTCGACATGCATGGCAATGTGTGGGAATGGGTGCAGGACGTGGTGCACGACAATTACGCAGGCGCGCCTACCGATGGCAGCGCGTGGGAAGAGGGCAGCGACAGCAGCCGGCGCATCCTGCGCGGCGGCTCCTGGCTGTATCACCCGCGCTATCTGCGCTCGGCCCTGCGCAACGGTTTTTCCACCGTGCTGTCGAACGACATCGTCGGTTTCAGGGTGGCGCGCACGCTCGATTAA
- a CDS encoding pirin family protein — protein sequence MSAAILKSHEKDLGGGFVVRRLLPSAVKQAVGPFIFFDHFGPIDVAPDANHDVRPHPHIGLATVTYLFEGAIDHRDSIGSYQRIEPGAINWMTAGRGIVHSERTPHDLAGQPHRTHGLQLWAALPKAHEEDEPSFTHTPQAEIPVVALDGAVVKVLIGAAFGQTSPVRTYMQTLYLDVALQAGRELRLEDLPPEAAVYPISGDVLLDGVALLPHTMALLDAGAVPVVTAGSGPVQFVVIGGEPLDGHRFLFWNFVSSSKQRLSQAADDWSAQRMGQVPGETEFIPLPKAPLRPAT from the coding sequence ATGAGCGCGGCCATCCTGAAAAGCCACGAAAAGGACCTGGGCGGCGGCTTCGTCGTGCGGCGTTTGCTGCCGTCCGCCGTCAAACAGGCCGTCGGCCCCTTCATTTTCTTTGACCATTTCGGCCCCATCGACGTGGCGCCCGATGCCAACCACGACGTGCGTCCCCATCCGCATATCGGCCTGGCCACCGTGACCTATCTGTTCGAAGGTGCGATCGACCACCGCGACAGCATCGGCTCGTACCAGCGCATCGAGCCGGGTGCCATCAACTGGATGACGGCCGGGCGCGGCATCGTGCATTCCGAGCGCACGCCGCACGACCTGGCGGGCCAGCCGCACCGTACGCACGGCTTGCAGCTGTGGGCCGCGCTGCCCAAGGCGCACGAGGAAGATGAACCGAGTTTCACGCATACGCCGCAGGCCGAGATTCCCGTCGTGGCGCTCGATGGCGCCGTCGTCAAGGTCTTGATCGGCGCGGCGTTTGGCCAGACCTCGCCCGTGCGCACCTACATGCAGACCTTGTACCTGGACGTGGCGCTGCAGGCGGGGCGCGAGCTGCGCCTGGAGGACTTGCCGCCGGAAGCGGCGGTGTATCCGATCAGCGGAGACGTGCTGCTCGATGGCGTGGCGCTGCTGCCGCATACCATGGCCTTGCTCGATGCGGGCGCCGTGCCCGTGGTGACGGCAGGCAGCGGCCCGGTGCAGTTCGTGGTGATCGGCGGCGAGCCGCTGGACGGCCACCGCTTCCTGTTCTGGAATTTCGTCTCGTCGAGCAAGCAGCGTTTGTCGCAGGCGGCTGACGACTGGAGCGCCCAGCGCATGGGACAAGTGCCGGGCGAGACGGAATTCATCCCGTTGCCGAAGGCGCCGCTGCGCCCGGCAACCTAG